DNA sequence from the Pogoniulus pusillus isolate bPogPus1 chromosome 7, bPogPus1.pri, whole genome shotgun sequence genome:
CTCCTTCCTGGAGGCTTGTTCTTCAGTTTCTTGGTATTGGGAAATGGAAATCCCTCCCTCAGTGCATTGCAAGGCAGAGCTTGGGGTTGATCTTTGTGTCTCTACAGAGACTCTGTGTGTGATGTGCTGCAGAGGACTTCAGTGTATGTTTGGCCATCGTAAGTACAGTTCCACTGGTGAGGGACTTAGTATCATTAACAGTCATTAACTCTGATTAGTACTTGGGGTGTGAGTAAACAGTTCTTTGATACTCAGCTTGCTAAGTAGAAACGTGGGTTAAAAGGAGACTTTGCTCACTTAGGCAAGTGGCATTCCTGGAGTCCTCTTATGATATCTCACTTGGTGTGTAAAGAAGCAGTTAATCCCCTGGTATTTAAAACACTCCATGGGTGTTTTGTTGGATAGAAGCAGCGTGAAATGAGTTGACAGAAACTTGATCAGACTTTGCAGggaagaggtttttttgttggtaaGATTGCTGGGATTGGCTGTCAAAGCACATCCATTAGCCCCTTGCTTTAATGCTTACTGCTGTCCTCTTCTGTTTTGATGGCATTTCCAAAGGAGCACCTGCCTGTCCTACCTGAAATGTTGTTCCCATCTATGGTAACATCTCCAACTCCAATCAAATACTGGAAAGCAAAACTACTTCATAGTTCAGGATGACATCCAGCATGGAGCCACTCAGGGAGAtttgggcaggctgagagctgggcagagaagaACCTACTGAGGCTCAGCAAGGatgagtgcagagtcctgcccctgggaaggaagaataaactgcagcaggtcaggctgggaggtgatctgctggggggcagccctgtgcagaaggagctggcagtgctggtgcacagcaagttctgcatgggcagcaatgtgctcctggggccaagaaggccaagggcatcctggggggcattaagaagagtgtgggcagcagatccagggaggttctccttcccctctgctctaccctggtgagatctcacctggaatactgcatccagttctgggctccccagttcaagagggacagggatctgcctgagagagtccaagggagggctgcaaggatgctgaagggcctggaacactgcctgatgaggagaggctgagagccctggggctgcttagtctgcagaggagaaggctgagaggggacctgagcaatgtctatcaacagctgagggctggggatcaggaaggaagggacaatgacagcctctgctcacctgtgccttgtgacagcacaaggagcaatggatggaaactgcagcacaggaagctccacctcaacatgagggagAGCTTCCTGACTGTAAGGGTGCCGGAGCCCTGGCaagggctgcccagcgaggttgtggagtctccttctctggagtctttccagccctgtctggatgtgttcttgtgtggcctgtgctggattctctggtcctgctctggcaggggtgttggattgagagctctccagaggtcccttccagcccctaacatcctgtgatcctgttatCTGCCATCATGTGGATATTGAAGGAAGTTCCAAATCTTCAGAACTCCTGCATGGATTGATTTTTGGGCTACACTCAGTGTGTGCTGATCTAGGTGTGTGTGTTTTGACATCTTGCTATAGAGGCCCAGTTAATGCACTCTCTGAGCCCCCTGTACTTGTCTCTGTCCTAGAGAGGAATGCTGTAACTGAGCCTCTACATGAACTAGAGTTTCTGTTGTCACTTTGCAACATCCACCTCTTCCTGTTGCCTTTTTGTCTCCTGCAGCTGAACCTCAGTAGAAGCCCAGGCATGGTTTTGTGCATAGCAGTGTCTTAGCATCAggttaacaaaaaaaaaggtaaaagtgCCTGAATGTGCTTCACAGACTCATTTTGGGAAGCTAGTACAGAAAACCAAGGGCTACTTGGTACCTTTCTGCAGAACGCTGTGTCCAGTGGGGGAAGTTGAAGCTGGTGTATTACATGTGCCCTTAGGGGCTGGTACACTTGGGTGTACTTATTCTTGGTTTTGACCTTGAGCTTGGCCTCATtcagatcataaaatcatagaatggtttgggttggaagggaccttcaaggccATCTACTTCCAGCTACACCActataagcagggacacctcccaccagccctggttgctggaggcctcatccagcctggttttgaacacctccagggagggggcagccacaacctccctggacaacctgtgccaatgtcttcCGACCCTCATTctcagcaacttcttcctcatgtccagtctcagtcttccctctcccagctcaaaaatGTTGTCCTGGCATTTGACACAAATTGCTCCCAATCTctgctggagccccttcaggtgctggaaggctgctctaacctctccttggagccttctcttggcCGAGGTGTCACACTTAGCCTTTGTCAGGGAGCATTGTGGTCTGTGTTTGTGTAAATTCTTCCCTCTTGTATCATTTATCcctggaactggctggaggaagCACAGGTCCTTGACTTTCAGGAAGCCTTTGGACAGTACTTTTCGATACAGGGCTTAACTTttaggtggagtcaccatccctggaggcatttaagaaatgtgtggacatggcacttgtggaaatggtttagtggccgtggtggtcttaggttgacatTTAGACTTGAGATCTTTTCCACATGAAATAATTCTGTTTCCATCCTCATGGGACCCTTCCAGCTCAGGAgagtgattctgtaattctcatAACACCTCTTTTAGACTTCTAAAAGGGTTTCTTGTAGGCTTTTGGAATGCGTTCACTCTTCAGATGAAGCACAAACCAACCTGGGAACAGTTCCTCACTGTTTCCCATTACTGCTATTTGGACTTGAAGCTTTTAAGAGTGTTGAGAatcttctcctgtcacttgtgGCTTCTTCGTAATATCTTTTCATCTGTTGTGGTTCATCTTGGTTTACTGATTGCTGCCTCAccctgcagagaagctgcttttcttcccatcttctgctggctttcctttttgtttttgatCTCAGGGCCACTTTTGTGGCTTCCTATATCCATGCTGTTCTATCAGTGCCTTAGTTTTAACTGCAGTGGAGTGGCAGAGTGGAATGGAGCTGAAGAGAGCAActcctccctcttcctttccccattTCTACAGAACCAAACACTCTGTAGCAGAACCTTGCTTTGTGTGCTCAGGTCAGAATGAGTTGCTGCAGGGTATTGTGTTCCTGAGGTTCAGTGTGCACTGAGATTTCCTTTACCCAATACCTGGTGTTTACTCTTGCATGCTTTGCTTTTGAAGCTCAGCGTGGGACacttaaagcagcagcagctctccaaaaGAGGCATGGCTTGGCACTGCCCCTCCATTGTTCACCAAAATTAGTGTACACATGCAGCAGTCAGGTGGAAGAAACATCCAGATCACTACTCTGATCAGAGAATCACCGTGTGTCTGGAGTTGTAAagtacctccagagatcatccagtccagcctccctgccacagcagtgtcacccagggcagggcacacaggaacacatccaggtagggttggaaggtctccagagaaggagactccacaacctctctgggcagtctgctaaaggcctccagcactctcacaccaaacaactttcttcctcatcttaaGCTGGAACTCAGAAGTTTCCACCTCAGacctgttgtcccttgtcctgtcactggacaccaccaaACAGGGCCTGGCACTttcatcctgacccccacccctcagatactgatagacattgatcagatcccctctcagccttcttctctacaaactaaccagccccaaggcctctcagcctttcttcacagcagagatgtcccagtcccccagtcatctttatggctctctattagactctttccagcaggtccctgtctctcttggactgaggagcccagactggacacagcattccaggtgtggtctgagcagaggggcaggagaacctccctagccctgctggccacactttctttgctgcctcccaggatgcccttgcccacaggggcacattgctggcccatgcagaacttgctgtgcacagcactccaagggctttctctttggagctgctttccagcaggacatctcctaacctgtactggtgcctgctgttgctcCTCCCTCGATGCACTCACTATCATGCCTTATAAAACTCTTGATATTGAATGTCACTTGTTCCTTATCTGTTTCTCATAAATGCTCATGACCTTCaagatcttctagttccaaccatgggcagggacacttctcaccagcccggttgctcaaggcctggccttcaacactcctgggaggaggcatccacagcctccctgggcaacctggccaGTGTCTCCCTGCACTGACTGTCAACAATTTCACCTCCACTGTCTCTcacccagctcaaagccattgtcactCTGAGCCCcgtccagagtccctccccagctctcctgcagccccttcaggtactggaagcttctccaggctgaacggcccaaactctcagcctgtccccataggggaggttctccagccctctgaacatcttgatggtctcctctggaccctctccaataTAGATAATTATTTATATagagatatatatttttttttctgtgtaggTTCTTTACTGCAGGGGCTGGCAAGGCTGCAAGTGAAACCTAGGAAGCTGAAGGCAGGTCTTGTAGTTGGTTAAGTTGGATGTGTGTGATCTGCAGGACTGGAAGAGACTGAAACAGTCTTTGTATATAGTGTCTGCTTGTGTTCCCAGTGGTCTCGGGTCAAGCTGCCAGATGACTTCCTGAGGTGTTGAATATTCATAGCTCTGTGCCCGGGGGCTGGACAGATGAgccttgcagtgctgtgtcctagCTCCACTGCAGCTCTTGACAATCCTGTGTGTGTTAGAGGTTACTGGGGGGGAGCTTGGCCCTCCTTGTCTCGGAAGCCTGGGTTCATAGGTCACCTTCCACGTCACTTGTTCTGGTGAGAAGTTCTGTAGAGGACAGGGAAGATAAGCACCAAAGTACATGCTAAGCTGCATGGagcagtgacagagcactgggcagCCACTTCTTCAGTGTGGAAAGGGAGCAGAAATCCTATGTACTGGTCAGCTGTCAGTGGAAGCTGATGTGGCCGTTGGAAGAGGAAGATAAAAGTGTCCTTGAGCTGTGTGTCACCAGCCACTGTTTAGCTTCAGCGATGGCGCTGCCCACGACTGCGTGGTTTTTGTCTTTGAGGTTTAGGAGACAACTGGTTTAAAATTAGCACAATAAacttcagagctggctgagaacaGGGCAGTGTACATCTGGCCTCAGCATATACAAAGATAAATATGCAGATGGTGCATGAGGTCAGAtgaaggagaagcagggatTTTAAAACACAAAGAATCTAGGGGTCAaatgagggggggggaaaatgaGCTTTTGCCTGTTGCTTTCTTACAAAATGTGGTGGTTAGTTTTCTGAGGAGTATGAGAAAGGAGGACTGGTCAAAGCAGAAAAGAGCAAGGGTCAGTCCAGCTCAGGTGTCTGGTGGTGACTGGAAATCGGATGAAAAGAAAAGTAAGAACAAAGTGTTCTGCTCAAGTGTACCTCCCTAAGTGGTGCTGCTCAGGGACTCGAGGGCCTCTGAGCAGTGTTTgcaggtgagctgcagcagtgattGCAAAGCTCTTCTTTGGCCGGGCGTGTTTGGATGGCTCAATCAGCATTCTTGCTCCTAACATGAAAGTGTCTTCCACAGTGGGCTCTGTCTGACTCAAATCTACTTTTACTGGCTTTCATTCCGGaggctctcctgctctggctccaTGATTTCTAGAGTGGCTGATTAAACTTTTGTGCATCTTGTACGCTGCTAGTGGCTAGCACAGAGGTCGCTAAGTGCTGTATCAGAGAGCCTCGTGTTGCTCCTTGTaccctgcaccttcccttctGACAgctgggggggaaaagggaattgagccctttgctccccctgtGAGAACTGTGTGGCGGAATAACCTTTGCCACGTCGGAGAGGAATATTCACTGCTTCTGCTCTTACACACGTGGAAACCTCTCTTGTTTGGCTTTCTTTTCAGAGTCTCagaactggcagggctggaagggacttcaaggatcatccagttccaaccccactcccgtgggcagggacacctcacactagatcaggttgcccagagccacatccagactggcctttaaaacacccagggatgagacttccaccaacctccctgagcaacctgtgccagtctctcaccaccctcatggtcaagaacttctttataacatccagtctaaatctgcccttttcTAGCATTGTTCCATTctctccagtcctatcactacttggcaccctaaaaagttcctcctcagatTTCTTGTAACCACCtccagattctggaaggccacaataaggtctcctcaaagccttctgttctccagactgaacaaccccagctctctcagcctgtcctcaagcTTCTTTTTCCCATCCTGGGAATAAGAATCCTCCACTTCCTACTGCTATTAATTTCCTTTTCCCgttggaggggggaaaaaggccaTCAAAATTCCTcctctgtggctgcagagatCTGAACTTCAGCAGTGCAACTGACCAGCTTTGTCAgtttctttcccaaggaacagCCAAGTGAAATGGACAGAAATTAATTGTATGCTGCAACATTCAGCTCTGCCTGTTCTGCACTTGGAAAGTATGAGTGCAAGTGTAAAAGCTTGAAACTTAAGTTAAAAATAACTGTTCTTATCAGCTAGCAATTTATTCAATACCCTTAGAGCTCACCTTACTAGCAGGAAGAACTTTCTCTACCTACCTGTGCCAAGCTGAGCGCTCAGATTCTAATTATTATACGGTCAAGTGTTCAAAGGAGGCTTAAGTGAGGAGCAAAACCTGCTGGCTAATTTAGCTGCTCTCTGAAATACTGTGTGTAGTTCTTCAGCAGCAAGTGGAAACTGCAcatcctcaccagcttcttgcTTGCTGGTGAAACCCCAAGGCCTTGGTAGCTGTAGGAGTGCACCTACTGGAGGTGGATGGATTTTTACTCCCCTGGGGGTCACGTGGTTTTAGGCTACCCAGCTTTGCACATTCTTTGTCTGAAAGTAGTTTGGCTTTTCATGTAAAGGAGAAGCAccaaaagctgctgaggggcctggagcacctgtgaggaggaagggctCAGAGCcctgaggcagctgagtgtggagaatagcagccccagaggggatctgatctatgctcagcaagagctaaagtgtgaggggcaagaggatggagccagactctttcagtggtgcccaaggacaggacaagaggcagtgaaCACAAACGGGACCCCAGGAGGTTTTCCTTGAActtgaggagaaaattctttggtgtgagggtactggaggcctggagcaggctgctcagagaggatgtggagtctccttctctggagagattccaaacctacctgaCCATTGTAATCCTGGAGAAGCTGAAGTGGGCGCCTGTGCTTtagcaagagggttggactggatgacctcccttccaaccccactatTCTGGGACTGTGGGATATGCACATCCCAAGAAAACGTGGGCCAGTAAATAAGGCATCTTCAGTGAGAAGGGACCATATTGATCCAAACCCCAATTAACACAGCTTAATAATTTCTGCAGACCAGACCTGGTCAGAGGGTGTGACGGACAAGGACACAAGCACAGAGGAGGGTTGGAGAagactttttgttttcctctcactCTTCCCTTGAACCACCTGGGAAACTAATCAGGACCTGTGCTGGCTAATGATGCAGATGGCACGTGTGGGATTCATCTCACCTGATGAACAGCACTTCAAGCTTaagggctggaacactgcaCGGCTTCAGTACCACTTCAGCAGTCAGGAGATagagaaaagcagcactgaAGCTGGCTGCAAATGCTGTCTGTTCCCCTGGGAAAGCTGTGCCATTGACTTGTTTctgtgcaggttgctgagggacTCTGATACGtttccaacaaacaaaacaagaggaaaggaaataagttcctggctgagggaactgggctgctcccttcagaagaggaggctgagaggaggcctcattgccctctagaactacctgaaaggagattggagccaggtgggggttgggctcttctcacagtgcACCTAGTAACTGGACAGGAGGAAGTGGTCTCAgggtgccccaggggaggttcaggttgcatattaggaacaatttcttcccagcagGGGTTCTTGGGtactgtcccaggctgccagaagaggtggtggagtccccatccatggagggatttaaaaatcacatggatgtgatgctgagggtcgTGGCTCAGCATCAGTCAGGGGGTTATGAGCTCCAGAGgagtggctggactggatgatctcagcaATCTCCTACAAGCTCCACAGGTGTGTGATTCTGATAAAtctatctctttttttcctctttttcctcttttccagataTGAGAAATGAGTGTTGGACGCAGGAGACTGAAGCTGCTGGGAATTCTGATGATGGTAAACATTTTTATTTACCTGATCGTGGAAGTGTCCAAGAGTGGCAGCCAAGAGAAGAATACCGAGGGCCACGTCATCATCCCCCGCAGCAAGTTCTGGAGGAAGCACACTCCTCACAAAGCTTACTggaacaagcagcagcagaagctcgaGCTGCTCTACAACCCCATCCTCACCTTGCTGTCCAACATGACCGTGGAAGAGAACTTGATCTCCAACGccagcctgctcagctcctgcgaGCCTGACCCCTGGGTGTCTTCGGAGGTCAGCGACTTTGCAAACTTGCCCGACAGATTCAAAGACTTCCTGCTCTACTTGCGCTGCAGAAACTACTCCTTGGTGATGGATCAGCCCAACAAATGCAAGCACAAAcctttcctgctgctggctATTAAGTCACTCATCCCCCACTTTGATAGGAGGCAAGCAATCAGGGAGTCCTGGGGCAAGGAAATCACAGCAGGGGATGTGACGGTCAAAAGGGTCTTCTTGCTTGGCCAGACCCCGCCGGAGGATAATTTCCCTGACCTCTCAGACATGGTAAAATTTGAGAGTGAAAACCACCAAGACATTCTCCTCTGGAACTACAGAGACACTTTCTTCAACCTAACCCTGAAAGAGGTGCTGTTTCTGAAGtgggtcagcagcagctgcacggATGTCCAGTTCATTTTTAAGGGAGACGACGATGTTTTTGTGAACACCCACCAGATCCTGGATTACTTGAAGAGCTTATCAAAAGACAAAGCCAAAGACTTATTCATAGGTGATGTGATCAAAGATGCTggccctcacagggaaaaaaaactgaaGTACTACATCCCAGAAAGCGTTTATGAAGGCTCCTACCCTCCGTATGCAGGAGGTGGTGGGTTTCTGTACTCTGGTGAGCTGGCTTTAAGGCTGAGCAACGCCTCGGAGCAGGTACTGCTTTACCCTATCGACGATGTCTATACTGGAATGTGCCTTCAGAAGCTTGGGCTTGCTCCAGAGAAACACAAAGGCTTCAAAACCTTTGATATCgaagagaaacacagaaacaacaTCTGCTCCTACACAAACTTAATGTTGGTACATAGTAGGAAACCTCAAGAGATGATTAGGATTTGGACAAGCTTGCAAGATCCACACTTAAATTGTTAAAGCAGCGTCTGCTGAGATGTCTTAAAGCCCCCCAAGCTTAGCTCTGGCTTTTCTCAGGGGGACCATTGAAGCTCTCTTTGATACATTTGCTGTgggagctttttttcccctccctcccccccccccaatctttttgaaaaatgaaaataatactAAAAGTGGAGGCAATGGCTTGAAGGCTCAGTCCTGACCTTTATTTTTCCCACTGTCCTGGTGGTCCTTATGTTTCAATATCTGTCTTTAATTTGAGCAAGGACTTCTAAGGACATAAGCAGGTGTCACAGACTGGGCAGCAGTATGGGACATGGGGATTGCCTACTGCAGTGCATCTCTCATTCAGGAGAACTTTTCCTGGAGCAGCATTGCTCAGGGTAGGGGGGGGAGGATGAAAAGCACTGCAAATTTAACATTCACTGGTTGGGGGAGCCTAGCTGAAGTATGAAACACTCttacaaaacctgcttgcattTTTTACGTTGATAGCTTTCAGTCTTCTGCAGCCCAGATGAGTGTGTTCTGGTTTACTTAGCATCTTTTCTGCAAAGCCTGCCTGTGTACTTCGGTACGTGATGCTTTTTGTGTTTTACCAGCATCATTCCCCCTCACCCCCATAGTACAGTTTGGAATGCCCCATACAAGAGTTGCAGACAGAAGGCAAAAGAGGGAGGAGGCCTTGCACGGACAGAAGGCAAAAGAGGGAGGAGGCCTTGCACGGACAGAAGGCAAAAGAGGGAGGAGGCCTTGCACGGACAGAAGGCAAAAGAGGGAGGAGGCCTTGCACGGACAGAAGGCAAAAGAGGGAGGAGGCCTTGCACGGACAGAAGGCAAAAGAGGGAGGAGGCCTTGCACAGAGAGAAGGCAAAAGAGCAGGTGCCGAGTTGGAGCTGGGCAGTAGGCACAGCTGGGTCTACCTCTGCCCCAAGCAGGTAAAAGCTGACTTGTTGGTCATGTTTTTATGTGAAAAAAGCTGCTCTGGTCAGTGCCAGTTTTCTTTGTGGGCACTGGAtgtgggcaggcagctgggctgtgatgcAGAGGGCTGAGATTGCACATTGctctcaaagcagcagcaaacctagagcgctgcagagcctcagctgccagcttggaACACACCCTCAGAGCTGCATGAAGTCCTCCTGTAGAGTTTAAACCAAGTTCTTAAAACCTCAAATCTTCTTATGTATTTCCACATCTGGCTTCTGAGAGTTACTCTTCAGTAGTGGTTGCTTCCCTTTGTATCTGTAGAAGTGCCTGTCTATTTATTGTTCAGATTTGAAGACCaaaaccaatttttttttttcctctgaagtcTATTTTGTGTAATGTTTTATTTGTATAGTGTTTGTCACACTCAAGAGATATATTTAAATATAGAGCATGATATTTTAAATCTGTGGGATGTGTAACACCTTTAAAGAAAGCTaaattgttattatttttttctgaatttgaaaaaagtcaaataaaattaaaatgtgATTTCACTATTCCCTCTGTAAGGCTTCATTTGAGACCTGGCATTGactggacagtggcattgagggCACCCTTGGTGagcttgctgatgacaccaagctgtgaggtgcagctgacacacactggagggcagggatgccatccaaagggacctgcacaggctgcagagctgggccaaAGCCAACCTCACGAGgatcaacaagaccaagtgcaaggtacTGCAgctaggtcagggcaatcccaggcaccactacaggctgggcagtgcctggcttgagagcagccctgaagaaaagaacctgggggtgctggtggatgagaagctcaacaggagccagcagtgtgcacctgcagcccaaatgccagccagagcctgggctgcagcaagagcagggtgggcagcagggccagggaggggattctgcccctctgcaccctctgatgagaccccacctggagcactgtgcccagctctggagccctgtgacaggaaagagctggaggggctggaaggtgtccagagaagggccacgaggatgagcagagggctggagctgctctgctgtgggcacaggatgagagagttggggctgtccagtcttgagaggagaaggctcccagcagACCTGATTGTGGCCTGCTAGGATccgaaaggggctacaggaaagctggggagggactttttatgctgtcaggtagtgataggactggggggaatggactcaagctagaggaggggagatacagattagacatgaggaagaagttcttgaccatgagggtggtgagatactggcacaggtcacccagggagatgatggaagcctcatccccaaAAGTtttggaggccaggctggctgcttctctggacagcctgatctagtgtgaggagtccctgcccatggcaggggggctggagctgggtgatccttgagctcctttccagccctgacagttctgatGCTGTGAACTGCCAAAGGAGCTGCACCTCTGCCCTGTGGCACTCAGTACCAGAGCAGAATTTCACAGCAAAAATGGTCTGGCCAATTTCTTTAACATACTCACGTCAAGAAAATGTTGTGGCTGTGTAGGGATTTGTTAGGTGCTGGAACAGACGAAAGCCAGGGCACACAAAGTGCCCCAGGACAAACGGTGTGCCCACACAATAGCCCTGCCTGTGCAATTGCAAGGAGGCAAGAAATGGATTGAAGTGGCTGGCACCTCAGTCCCTGTCTGAAAGAACTTGGCAGCCACAACTGTCTTGGCTTCTTCAcctgcttttcttcttccttcctttaccTTGAAGGACAAATACACTGCCTCACTTGTCTGGGGATCTGCTCCAACACCTTTGTGTTCTCTCACACaattgtctgggttggaagggaacacaaggatcattcagttccaccccccctgccatgggcagggacacctcacactagatcaggttgcccagagccacatccagcctggcctt
Encoded proteins:
- the B3GNT2 gene encoding N-acetyllactosaminide beta-1,3-N-acetylglucosaminyltransferase 2 — protein: MSVGRRRLKLLGILMMVNIFIYLIVEVSKSGSQEKNTEGHVIIPRSKFWRKHTPHKAYWNKQQQKLELLYNPILTLLSNMTVEENLISNASLLSSCEPDPWVSSEVSDFANLPDRFKDFLLYLRCRNYSLVMDQPNKCKHKPFLLLAIKSLIPHFDRRQAIRESWGKEITAGDVTVKRVFLLGQTPPEDNFPDLSDMVKFESENHQDILLWNYRDTFFNLTLKEVLFLKWVSSSCTDVQFIFKGDDDVFVNTHQILDYLKSLSKDKAKDLFIGDVIKDAGPHREKKLKYYIPESVYEGSYPPYAGGGGFLYSGELALRLSNASEQVLLYPIDDVYTGMCLQKLGLAPEKHKGFKTFDIEEKHRNNICSYTNLMLVHSRKPQEMIRIWTSLQDPHLNC